The following proteins come from a genomic window of Anopheles ziemanni chromosome 3, idAnoZiCoDA_A2_x.2, whole genome shotgun sequence:
- the LOC131287896 gene encoding COMM domain-containing protein 4, whose protein sequence is MKFRFCGDGDCPDWVLAEIHSNLAQLTPDQLNQLGEHTAKSILGAVIPEDEISKIYAITKGSMDAPKGGMACLRFLLTIASRYNTEIAVFGTELQQLGLPKEHTAIMCRLLGDHVQKIRTVLRDNSLSINQLETFQCSIPKNTIDCIQLKIGIHNEIVDGVPQKTNHTVNLNRNDALLLLNELKSVRDTMENYNFDKKYTEEK, encoded by the exons ATG AAATTTAGATTCTGCGGGGACGGCGATTGTCCCGATTGGGTGTTGGCCGAAATACATTCCAACCTTGCCCAGCTTACACCGGACCAACTGAACCAACTGGGAGAGCATACAGCGAAATCCATCTTAGGAGCGGTCATCCCG GAAGATGAAATTAGCAAAATCTACGCCATCACCAAGGGCTCCATGGACGCACCAAAGGGAGGCATGGCTTGTCTGCGGTTTCTCTTGACCATTGCGTCACGGTACAACACGGAGATTGCCGTATTCGGAACGGAATTACAACAGCTCGGTTTGCCAAAGGAACACACCGCGATCATGTGCCGGCTGCTCGGCGACCACGTGCAAAAAATAAGAACTGTCCTGCGGGACAATAGCTTGAGTATAAATCAGCTGGAAACATTTCAATGCAGCATTCCAAAGAACACGATCGACTGCATTCAGCTTAAAATTGGAATACACAACGAGATTGTCGACGGAGTACCACAAAAAACTAATCACACTGTGAATCTCAACCGGAATGAtgcgctgctgttgctgaacgAGCTTAAATCCGTTCGTGATACGATGGAGAATTACAACTTTGATAAAAAGTatacagaagaaaaataa